The nucleotide window TGCCTGATCCTGAAATTTTCCACAAGTCTTTTTCTTTTGGCTTTCCCTCTCCTGGCAAAAGCCCACCCTCCGTTGCGCTGGGGAAGACAATTTGACCGAATGGCTGGAATGGCTGGAATGGCTGGCGAGGAACTTGCCTTCACCGAGAAACCTGTGCTTAACTCTCCGAGTCAATTCTATGGCCTCGGCTCCCAGTCAAAGCGCAGAAGATTACCTCGAACGGATTCACGAGCTGATCGAGGAAAAGGGCTATGCCCGTGTGGTCGATATCGCCTCCTCGCTGCGCGTCAAGCAAGCCTCCGTGACCAGTATGGTCCAGAAGCTGGGTGAACTGGGCTACCTGAATTACGAGAAATACCGCGGCTTGATTCTCACGGAGAAGGGGCGAACCGTCGCCTGCAACATCCAGAAACGCCACGAAACGCTCTCCCGGTTCTTCTCGCTGCTGGATTTGGACTCGGACACGCAAAAGCGCGACATCGAAGGGATCGAACATCACCTCAGCCCGGCGACCGTCGAGGTGCTGGCCGATCTGGCGGAGTTCTTCGAGAAGAATCCCGAGACGCTGAAGCTCTTCCTCAAGTCGCGCAAATCGCCCAAACCCTGACTGCCGACTTCAAACAGAGGCAACGGAGCGGAAGGTTTCTCATTCCTACACCCAACGCCGCAGCCATTCCCACGCTTCCGCCTGCATTTCCGTGTTGAATTCATGAGGCGTGTCGTAAAGGCGGGTGCGGCATTTCTCTGGCGCGCCGGCTTTCTTGTAACAAGCGTTGAGTTTGTCGAAGCAAGCCCGGACCCCATCCAGATCGAACAGCCCGTCCTTGCTTCCGTTGATCACCAGCAGCGCCCGCGGCATCGCGAGCGAAGCGACGTCGGGATAATCGAGATGGCGATAGAGCCCGGGAACCACCTTGGTGTGGCCAATGGTGTTCCGGATGTGGCGGCGCAACTGGCGCGGGAATGACGCCATCCAGCCGACCACAACCGCCGCTTTGATGCGTTCGTCCAAAGCGGCCAGGTGACACGACCACAATCCACCCACGGACAGGCCGACGCAGCCGATGCGTTTCTTGTCCACCTCGGGCCGCGTCAGCAAGTAATCCACCGTGCGCACGTCGTCCCAAAACATCACGCCCGGCCAGGTGAAACCCGCCGAGTAGTGGAGCAGTTCCAGCAACTTCCCGCGCGTTTTCCTTTTCCACCTCGGCAGGCTCTTGAATTCGGGCTGCAGCCACGAAAGCGGAAACTCGCCCCGCACAGCCTGGGCTTGAATGAACGGCCAAAGCGAACCCAGGTCAGACTGCGTGCGCGCCAGGGCCGGCGACTCGCCAGCCGTCCCCGCTTGAGCGAAAAGGACTGGAGATTCCGGACCGACTTCAGACGATGCGTTTTTTGTGGACGCAAAGGGCAGACACAAACCGGCGGCCAGCCAGCGAACAAAATCCCGGCGGCCCGGATCGCGGATGGAGTTCTCGGATTGCGATTTCCGGAATGATTGCGCAGAGGGCAGCGGAGTTTTCATGCCGCAATTCAACCAAGCTCCGCACGGGAAAGGGAGGAGAATTTGCCTTGCCCGCGCGGTGGTACGGCAAGATTTTTGAAAAACTCGCGGGCAATCTGCCCGCGCTCCTTTGACTCGATTCTTGAATCATCCGTGGTGCGTTGGTGCGCGGTTGAACATCCGGGTTAAGACAAAGTTTGAGACAAAGGGGGGTTCGCGAGGTGGCTGAAAATGTCCAAACTCCAGACTCGAAGGCTGTGGAGATTTCCTGGCCGCGCGCGGACTCACGGCAGACTTGCGGGCAGAACACACCGAAAACTAACGATGTTAGCAAGATTCGCGAAACCAGAAGTCGGGGACCAGTTTATACGCCGAGCGACCCGCGCCACGCCGCTGGGAAAATACCAATCGCCGCCGCGAATCGTGCGATCGTAAAAAAGTGGAACACGAAAATCCTTATACGAGCCTTCAACAGGACCGCGTGGGTCCGCCGGGGGAGATGAATCGTAATAGAACCGGCCGAAGCGGTCCCAAACCCAGTTGTTCATATTGCCTGACATATCGTGCAAGCCATACCCATTGGGAGGAAACGCATCCACGGGGCTGGTATAAGGCTGCGCGCCGGTGGCATACTTCGGATGAAATCCGCGAGTCTTGCTGATGTCCCAATAGCCCCCGTTCCGGTCGTCCGACGGGCTGCTCCGGTAATTGGCTTGATCGTGCGTGATCGTGTCTCCCCAGGGAAATCGCTGGCCTTCCAAGCCTCCGCGCGCCGCCTTTTCCCACTCCGCCTCGGTCGGCAAACGGTATCCGGCATTCCATTTGACCATCTCTTCTTCGAGATCGATGCGGCCACTGCGATAAACTTCTGTCTGCGCCGCACTCGTATAATAAGCAGGAACACGGCCCTCCATCTCTGAACGCGCGTTACACCACTTGACCGCGTCGAACCAGTTGATGGCATAGACCGGGTGATTCGCCGCCTTGCCCATTCCAGCGTTCTCGAAACTGTAGCCGTGGTTGAGGGCCCATTGATGAACCGTTCTCCAAGCATCCCTCGTGACGGCAAACTGGTCCATGAAGAACGCGCTCACGTTCACCGGATGCACGGGTATTTCGCCGTTCAGATTCCAATTGTCGTCGTCAAAGGCATTGCCCATCTGGAAAGGTCCGGCGGGAATGAGCGACATCCCACGAGGCGCCGCTGATGTGGCTTCGGGTTGCACCACGCGGAAAAATCCGCGCGCCTGCAAGGGGCCCGGAATCTCGTAGGATTCGATTCTCAACGTCGCCGTCCGCGGCGTGGGCAACAACGGCGTCCAGGACTGACCGAGATCGGAGGCGGTCTCGATTTGATATTTCCAGCCAGGCACGGCGTTCCAAGAGAGGGTCAAAGGCTGACCGGGGCGGTTGCGGTTATGAACGATGTTCATGAACGGCGCGCCGGGCCGAATCGTGACGCGCGCAATGTTCGGGGACGGTTTTCCTCCGGCAGTCGTAAATTTGCCGCCCACGTAGAGATTCGTGCCTGAAATCGCGAGAGCGAATACCGAAACCGCGAGAGGATTCGGGGAAATCTCCTCGGTGCCGGTGATTCCGGATCCCAGCGCCGACCAGGCTGTACCGTCCCATTTCGCAATGCGATTCACCGTTGCGCCACCCGCATGTTTGAAAATCCCACCCGCGTAGAGTTCGGTCCCAGACAGGGCCAGTGCAATGACCCAGTGATCCAAGCCTGAGCCGAGAGGCGACCAGGAGTTGCCATTCCATCGGGCGATGTAAGTGGCCGGCTGTCCTCCGGTAGCGGTGAATTCCCCTCCCACATAGAGATTGTTGCCTTGAGACGCAAAGGCGTTGACAGCGCCGCTCATTCCGGCGCCGAGCGAGGACCACGAGTTCCCATCCCATCGGGCGATGTAAGTGGGCGCTTTGGTCTCGGGATGAAGTTCGCTTTCATAATGGTTGTCTTTTCTGAGGTGATGAGGGCTCGGAGC belongs to Verrucomicrobiota bacterium and includes:
- a CDS encoding formylglycine-generating enzyme family protein; translation: MSLLLRVFRMNGQNVAPSPHHLRKDNHYESELHPETKAPTYIARWDGNSWSSLGAGMSGAVNAFASQGNNLYVGGEFTATGGQPATYIARWNGNSWSPLGSGLDHWVIALALSGTELYAGGIFKHAGGATVNRIAKWDGTAWSALGSGITGTEEISPNPLAVSVFALAISGTNLYVGGKFTTAGGKPSPNIARVTIRPGAPFMNIVHNRNRPGQPLTLSWNAVPGWKYQIETASDLGQSWTPLLPTPRTATLRIESYEIPGPLQARGFFRVVQPEATSAAPRGMSLIPAGPFQMGNAFDDDNWNLNGEIPVHPVNVSAFFMDQFAVTRDAWRTVHQWALNHGYSFENAGMGKAANHPVYAINWFDAVKWCNARSEMEGRVPAYYTSAAQTEVYRSGRIDLEEEMVKWNAGYRLPTEAEWEKAARGGLEGQRFPWGDTITHDQANYRSSPSDDRNGGYWDISKTRGFHPKYATGAQPYTSPVDAFPPNGYGLHDMSGNMNNWVWDRFGRFYYDSSPPADPRGPVEGSYKDFRVPLFYDRTIRGGDWYFPSGVARVARRINWSPTSGFANLANIVSFRCVLPASLP
- the mntR gene encoding transcriptional regulator MntR, translating into MASAPSQSAEDYLERIHELIEEKGYARVVDIASSLRVKQASVTSMVQKLGELGYLNYEKYRGLILTEKGRTVACNIQKRHETLSRFFSLLDLDSDTQKRDIEGIEHHLSPATVEVLADLAEFFEKNPETLKLFLKSRKSPKP